From a single Pyxidicoccus xibeiensis genomic region:
- a CDS encoding glycosyl hydrolase, with the protein MNRSLAFSSLVVFMLLGCDPAGSGPEGSKPGDAGTQVQVDAGTDAGTQPTDGGTPPPPPAKSAKRGIAFDLATPADLAAVSPGVSWWYNWSPEPHRNVPADYRTRYGMDFIPMLWNGNFDAARIEGILKANPHIQYLLLLNEPNLSDQANMSPQDAARLWPRYEAVAANTGVKLVGPAMNWGTVPGYSDPVVWLDAFYATYRAENGNRAPRIDYLAFHWYDYGLAGQLDRLKKYGKPFWVTEFANCHTQRDGAQIDSVAKQKAQMAEMVAVCESRDDVFRYAWFTGRWTNDPCFASLLGAPGALSELGTHYLTLPFE; encoded by the coding sequence ATGAACCGCTCCCTCGCGTTCTCATCGCTCGTGGTGTTCATGCTGCTGGGTTGTGACCCTGCCGGGTCCGGCCCGGAGGGCTCGAAGCCGGGAGATGCGGGAACCCAGGTGCAGGTGGATGCGGGCACGGACGCCGGCACGCAGCCGACCGATGGCGGCACTCCGCCGCCACCGCCGGCCAAGAGCGCCAAGCGCGGCATCGCCTTCGACCTGGCGACGCCGGCGGACCTGGCCGCCGTCTCTCCCGGAGTGAGCTGGTGGTACAACTGGAGCCCGGAGCCCCATCGGAACGTGCCCGCGGACTACCGGACCCGCTACGGCATGGACTTCATTCCGATGCTCTGGAACGGGAACTTCGACGCCGCGCGCATCGAAGGCATCCTCAAGGCCAATCCCCACATCCAGTACCTGCTGCTCCTCAACGAGCCCAACCTGTCGGACCAGGCCAACATGTCGCCCCAGGACGCGGCGCGGCTGTGGCCCCGGTACGAGGCCGTGGCGGCCAATACCGGCGTCAAGCTCGTCGGCCCGGCGATGAACTGGGGAACCGTTCCGGGCTATTCGGACCCGGTGGTCTGGCTGGATGCGTTCTACGCGACCTACCGCGCGGAGAATGGCAACCGCGCCCCCCGCATCGATTACCTCGCGTTCCATTGGTACGACTACGGGCTCGCGGGCCAGTTGGACCGGCTCAAGAAGTACGGCAAGCCGTTCTGGGTCACCGAGTTCGCCAACTGCCACACCCAGCGGGACGGCGCGCAGATTGACTCGGTGGCGAAGCAGAAGGCCCAGATGGCGGAGATGGTGGCCGTCTGCGAGAGCCGGGACGACGTGTTCCGCTACGCCTGGTTCACGGGACGGTGGACGAATGACCCGTGCTTCGCGAGCCTCCTCGGGGCGCCGGGAGCGCTGTCGGAGCTGGGCACCCACTACCTCACCCTGCCCTTCGAGTGA
- a CDS encoding DUF3185 family protein: MGVVRLVGVMLAVAGGVLLWTGLQARDSLAERATQVLTGRNTEKTTLYLAGGGAALAGGILMVLFGGGRRRR; the protein is encoded by the coding sequence GTGGGAGTTGTCCGGCTCGTGGGAGTGATGCTCGCCGTCGCGGGTGGGGTCTTGCTGTGGACCGGGCTGCAGGCGAGGGACTCGCTCGCGGAGCGGGCCACCCAGGTCCTGACCGGCCGCAACACCGAGAAGACCACGCTGTACCTCGCGGGCGGAGGCGCCGCCCTGGCGGGTGGCATCCTGATGGTGCTCTTCGGCGGAGGCCGGCGGCGCCGGTAG
- the rnr gene encoding ribonuclease R produces the protein MSLSPDQLKQILADADHPLGIKELLRLAGLHPGQQTELKRALRELVRKGDATKDGKRFVAMQAPTRRGDGGADVRPPNPWQQKGPPAGRAPQGSQPQGFRARGREPERPGRDFGRGRDRRPSFGQDGGGRGGFRKGGGAERFSPRGRRGGDLEDSGLPTVEGILHVHRDGFGFVHPVSGEGENIFLPPGEAQRALDNDRVVVRVSGRPGRYEGELLRVVTRRRELAVGTYTVQGRHGLVLPTDTSLPGPIRVPLTQMAQEGDLVKVRLGVGAQLLDPSKDLFGEVAGSLGKPGEPSAEVLATAFSQGFSDEFPPEVMDEADRFSVQVAQEEARGEVRRDLRSMPLITIDGEDARDFDDAVYTEPHGSGWRLVVAIADVTHYVREGTALNAEGLRRATSVYLPDRVLPMLPERLSNGICSLKPDEDRLCMVADMTFDRQGQRLSSELYPAVMRSAARCTYNEVQDVLDGKDVPHRNAFKPQFEQLMALARVLTKMRKERGAIDFDLPEHKVVLGKDGLPVRMDKRERKDSHRLIEECMLAANEAVARFFNDEGLPTVYRFHGEPDPEKLANFAALAQAYGFKLRFEDGVTSKELDAFVSQLAGHPEQRALNQLLLRSMMQAVYTPTRVGHYGLAAEHYLHFTSPIRRYPDLLVHRLLKAHWARKGRKPTESMLEREETQLEDMAVQCSERERAAMQVEREVVSFYACLLLKDRVGEEFAATVAAITDFGFFVELDEVHVEGLVKAETLGPSAKLDKLTHSLVYAGGRRVRVGQKLRVRLSSVNPSARKIDFEALQFEGEAPLARAEGGAPKRRREWEAEAPRGQGHERAGRPGRREREGAPPWQKGPREEPARAGPRGRFVREGRREEAAPSRAGGSRFQRPWNDEGAKPATGPDARLPQGPKRRMFLRPEHPSIPPTEGEERQPLSQGPENVSAPEVQEAQTPVAPWEFSGGAAEAGGDEGSRSPHPGFDRIRALASQRKGGRPDARGASHHKPKPGQGRPNAQVPRPPAPEARPMTAESGPAAPEASPAAVEPRTVAPESRHPVPESRPVVSESRPSAVEARPAAAETRPAAHRARPTAHTDEAAPTPPARVSAAPEPVSDPEAGSASPVVSEEAPVRGPKRKAASKKTTAGTRKGAASRKQPAKAVKKAAKKAAAKVAKKAAGKAAKKPAKASAPKAPKARVAKTAKTRTAGGKTSSKKTAARRKR, from the coding sequence GTGAGCCTCTCTCCAGACCAACTCAAGCAGATCCTCGCAGACGCCGACCACCCGCTGGGCATCAAGGAACTCCTGCGGCTCGCCGGACTGCACCCCGGGCAGCAGACCGAGCTCAAGCGAGCGCTGAGGGAGCTCGTCCGCAAGGGCGACGCCACCAAGGACGGCAAGCGCTTCGTCGCCATGCAGGCCCCCACCCGGCGTGGGGATGGCGGAGCGGACGTGCGCCCGCCCAACCCCTGGCAGCAGAAGGGTCCGCCGGCGGGCCGGGCGCCTCAGGGCTCCCAGCCCCAGGGCTTCCGCGCACGCGGCCGGGAGCCGGAGCGGCCGGGCCGCGACTTCGGCCGGGGCCGTGACCGCCGGCCCTCCTTCGGCCAGGACGGCGGAGGGCGCGGAGGCTTCCGCAAGGGCGGTGGGGCAGAGCGCTTCAGCCCCCGCGGGCGCCGCGGTGGAGACCTCGAGGACTCGGGACTGCCCACGGTGGAGGGCATCCTCCACGTGCACCGCGACGGCTTCGGCTTCGTGCACCCCGTCTCCGGAGAGGGAGAGAACATCTTCCTGCCGCCGGGCGAGGCGCAGCGGGCGCTCGACAATGACCGGGTGGTGGTGCGCGTGTCGGGGCGCCCCGGCCGGTACGAAGGAGAGCTCCTGCGGGTGGTGACGCGCCGGCGCGAGCTGGCCGTTGGCACGTACACGGTGCAGGGCCGGCACGGGCTGGTGCTGCCCACGGACACGAGCCTGCCGGGCCCCATCCGCGTGCCCCTCACGCAGATGGCGCAGGAGGGCGACCTGGTGAAGGTGCGCCTGGGCGTGGGCGCGCAGCTCCTGGACCCCTCGAAGGACCTCTTCGGCGAGGTGGCCGGCTCGCTCGGCAAGCCGGGGGAGCCCAGCGCCGAGGTGCTGGCCACCGCGTTCTCCCAGGGCTTCTCCGACGAGTTCCCTCCCGAGGTCATGGACGAGGCGGACCGCTTCTCCGTCCAGGTGGCGCAGGAGGAGGCGCGCGGCGAGGTCCGGCGCGACCTGCGCTCCATGCCGCTCATCACCATCGACGGTGAGGACGCGCGCGACTTCGACGACGCGGTGTACACGGAGCCGCACGGCAGCGGCTGGCGGCTGGTGGTGGCCATCGCCGACGTGACGCACTACGTGCGCGAGGGCACCGCGCTCAACGCGGAGGGCCTGCGGCGGGCGACGTCCGTGTACCTGCCCGACCGCGTGCTGCCCATGCTTCCGGAGCGGCTGAGCAACGGCATCTGCTCGCTGAAGCCGGACGAGGACCGGCTGTGCATGGTGGCGGACATGACGTTCGACCGCCAGGGCCAGCGGCTCTCGTCGGAGCTGTACCCGGCGGTGATGCGCAGCGCGGCGCGCTGCACGTACAACGAGGTGCAGGACGTCCTGGACGGCAAGGACGTGCCGCACCGCAACGCCTTCAAGCCCCAGTTCGAGCAGCTGATGGCGCTGGCGCGCGTGCTGACGAAGATGCGCAAGGAGCGCGGCGCCATCGACTTCGACCTGCCCGAGCACAAGGTGGTGCTCGGCAAGGACGGCCTGCCGGTGCGCATGGACAAGCGTGAGCGCAAGGACAGCCACCGGCTCATCGAGGAGTGCATGCTCGCCGCCAACGAGGCGGTGGCGCGGTTCTTCAACGACGAGGGGCTGCCCACGGTGTACCGGTTCCACGGCGAGCCGGACCCGGAGAAGCTCGCCAACTTCGCGGCGCTCGCGCAGGCGTATGGCTTCAAGCTGCGCTTCGAGGACGGGGTGACGTCCAAGGAGCTGGATGCCTTCGTCAGCCAGCTGGCGGGCCATCCCGAGCAGCGGGCGCTGAACCAGCTGCTGCTGCGCTCGATGATGCAGGCCGTGTACACGCCCACGCGGGTGGGCCACTACGGCCTGGCCGCGGAGCACTACCTCCACTTCACGTCGCCCATCCGCCGCTACCCGGACCTGCTGGTGCACCGGCTCTTGAAGGCGCACTGGGCCCGGAAGGGACGCAAGCCCACCGAGTCGATGCTGGAGCGCGAGGAGACCCAGCTCGAGGACATGGCGGTGCAGTGCTCCGAGCGGGAGCGCGCGGCCATGCAGGTGGAGCGCGAGGTGGTGTCCTTCTACGCGTGCCTCCTGCTGAAGGACCGGGTGGGGGAGGAGTTCGCCGCGACGGTTGCGGCCATCACCGACTTCGGCTTCTTCGTCGAGCTGGACGAGGTGCACGTCGAGGGGCTGGTGAAGGCGGAGACGCTCGGCCCGTCGGCCAAGCTGGACAAGCTGACGCACTCGCTGGTGTACGCCGGCGGGCGCCGCGTCCGCGTGGGCCAGAAGCTGCGCGTGCGGCTGTCGTCGGTGAATCCGTCGGCGCGGAAGATCGACTTCGAGGCGCTCCAGTTCGAAGGGGAAGCGCCGCTGGCCCGCGCCGAGGGAGGCGCACCGAAGCGCCGCCGCGAGTGGGAGGCGGAAGCGCCGCGTGGCCAGGGCCACGAGCGTGCGGGGCGTCCCGGACGCCGGGAGCGTGAGGGTGCTCCGCCGTGGCAGAAGGGGCCGCGGGAGGAGCCCGCTCGGGCTGGCCCGCGAGGCCGCTTCGTGCGTGAAGGTCGCCGCGAGGAGGCCGCGCCCAGCCGGGCCGGCGGGTCCAGGTTCCAGCGCCCGTGGAATGACGAGGGTGCGAAGCCGGCTACCGGTCCGGACGCGCGCTTGCCGCAGGGGCCGAAGCGCCGGATGTTCCTGCGGCCCGAGCACCCCTCCATTCCTCCGACGGAGGGGGAGGAGCGCCAGCCGCTGAGCCAGGGGCCCGAGAACGTGAGCGCCCCCGAGGTGCAGGAAGCGCAGACGCCCGTTGCGCCGTGGGAGTTCTCGGGTGGGGCTGCCGAGGCCGGTGGTGACGAGGGCTCGCGGTCTCCGCATCCCGGGTTCGACCGCATCCGGGCGCTGGCCTCTCAGCGCAAGGGTGGACGCCCCGATGCTCGGGGCGCGTCGCATCACAAGCCCAAGCCTGGTCAGGGACGCCCCAATGCGCAGGTGCCCAGGCCCCCCGCGCCCGAGGCGAGGCCCATGACCGCTGAGTCAGGACCCGCTGCGCCCGAGGCGTCGCCGGCCGCGGTCGAGCCCAGGACCGTGGCACCCGAGTCGAGGCACCCTGTTCCGGAGTCGAGACCCGTGGTGAGTGAGTCGAGGCCGAGCGCGGTCGAAGCGCGGCCCGCGGCTGCCGAGACCCGGCCGGCTGCGCACAGGGCCAGGCCCACCGCTCACACGGACGAGGCCGCTCCGACGCCTCCCGCGCGCGTGTCCGCTGCGCCCGAGCCGGTGTCGGATCCGGAGGCGGGCTCCGCCTCGCCCGTGGTTTCCGAGGAGGCGCCCGTCCGTGGCCCGAAGCGGAAGGCCGCGAGCAAGAAGACCACTGCTGGAACGCGGAAGGGGGCTGCTTCTCGCAAGCAGCCCGCCAAGGCCGTGAAGAAGGCGGCGAAAAAGGCCGCGGCGAAGGTCGCGAAGAAGGCGGCGGGCAAGGCCGCGAAGAAGCCCGCGAAGGCATCAGCCCCGAAGGCCCCCAAGGCGCGCGTCGCGAAGACCGCGAAGACGCGCACCGCCGGGGGCAAGACCTCGAGCAAGAAGACGGCGGCGCGCCGCAAGCGTTGA
- a CDS encoding head GIN domain-containing protein encodes MCGRPYVEGSGHVVVEERQTSDFKGLVVEDGIEAVVIVEPGQPTQVRLVGDDNLVALLRTESRYGDELRVHFAPGDVGAWDSRNPLRVEVKVPRLESVTRSGGGVMDIGGTLDSESFSLTASGGGKLRVSGLDTHDLDLVLSGGVDVTLEGEATEVTSVMSGASTLRARELSAHEATLQCSGGGDIQLRVSDTLQLSASGASKVRIVGQPTVLSRELSGSSSLTFE; translated from the coding sequence GTGTGTGGACGGCCCTATGTCGAGGGCAGCGGCCACGTGGTGGTGGAGGAGCGGCAGACCTCGGACTTCAAGGGCCTCGTGGTCGAGGACGGCATCGAGGCCGTCGTCATCGTGGAGCCCGGGCAGCCGACCCAGGTCCGCCTCGTGGGCGATGACAACCTGGTGGCGCTGCTCCGCACGGAGTCCCGGTACGGAGATGAGCTCCGCGTGCACTTCGCGCCCGGGGACGTCGGCGCATGGGACTCGCGCAACCCGCTGCGCGTCGAGGTGAAGGTGCCCCGGCTGGAGTCCGTTACCCGCTCGGGTGGAGGCGTGATGGACATCGGCGGGACGCTCGACTCCGAGTCCTTCTCGCTCACGGCGAGCGGGGGCGGGAAGCTCCGCGTGAGCGGCCTGGACACGCACGACCTCGACCTGGTCCTGAGTGGCGGGGTCGACGTCACACTGGAGGGCGAGGCCACCGAGGTGACGAGCGTCATGTCGGGAGCGAGCACGCTGCGCGCCCGGGAGCTCTCCGCCCATGAGGCCACGCTGCAGTGCAGCGGCGGTGGGGACATCCAGCTGCGCGTCTCGGACACCCTGCAGCTGAGCGCCTCGGGCGCCAGCAAGGTGCGCATCGTCGGGCAGCCCACCGTGCTCTCACGAGAGCTCAGTGGGTCCTCCAGCCTCACGTTCGAGTAG
- a CDS encoding protease inhibitor I42 family protein, giving the protein MAKPKSGAKKTTPAGKAGAKPAAKKHNTARLDLIKNASKRVAKAATKVVKAAVDVAKGAKGAAKKAAPEKAPTEKAPVEKAPAAKKAAPEPAPAAKKAAPAAKGAAPAGKAAPAAKAGGKGSKSGGGASSVPAVDRPKPRATKLPPPGEPLTKREMEQLLTAGEGRGVMGEGSLKGRLVLTQDMPHLVVVGRDKRELTFLLQGPDQEVLPAYVDHKVSVSGMIRKTTNHGGVVDVRKYSAKKPEAEVVEVAPPDTEPRLRYLSPGEVSMVTAAGMGAGVKGFATIRGNLEMTGEEFVLVVSNGGTRQQVSFLIEGKATGKGLRKHVGHTLQIQGVVDKTSGWGGRIVAENVEPRPSEARAVSRDEMELVHIEGEVPTSVDVKLNHGLTVRLPEQPGFTWAIEPTVAKRVGLREANFEPGPNGGPATREFFFTPRNPGTFEVEFFLAKALAPGLVDRSFKINVTVKP; this is encoded by the coding sequence ATGGCCAAGCCCAAGTCCGGGGCCAAGAAGACGACTCCCGCTGGCAAGGCTGGCGCAAAGCCCGCTGCGAAGAAGCACAACACCGCCCGGCTGGACCTGATCAAGAACGCGTCCAAACGAGTGGCAAAGGCGGCGACCAAAGTGGTGAAGGCGGCGGTGGACGTGGCGAAGGGTGCCAAGGGAGCGGCGAAGAAGGCCGCGCCGGAGAAGGCACCCACCGAGAAGGCTCCCGTGGAGAAGGCCCCCGCGGCCAAGAAGGCCGCGCCGGAGCCGGCGCCCGCGGCGAAGAAGGCGGCTCCGGCCGCGAAGGGCGCTGCTCCCGCTGGCAAGGCGGCTCCGGCCGCGAAGGCCGGAGGGAAGGGCTCGAAGTCGGGCGGTGGCGCCTCCTCGGTGCCCGCCGTGGACCGGCCGAAGCCTCGGGCCACCAAGCTTCCCCCGCCGGGCGAGCCGCTCACCAAGCGGGAGATGGAGCAGTTGCTCACCGCCGGCGAGGGCCGTGGCGTCATGGGCGAGGGCAGCCTCAAGGGCCGCCTCGTGCTGACCCAGGACATGCCTCACCTGGTGGTGGTGGGACGCGACAAGCGCGAGCTCACCTTCCTCCTCCAGGGGCCTGATCAGGAGGTCCTTCCGGCCTACGTGGACCACAAGGTCTCCGTCAGCGGGATGATCCGCAAGACGACCAACCACGGCGGCGTGGTGGACGTGCGCAAGTACTCGGCGAAGAAGCCCGAGGCCGAGGTGGTGGAGGTCGCGCCTCCGGACACGGAGCCGAGGCTGCGCTACCTGTCGCCCGGCGAGGTCTCCATGGTGACGGCCGCCGGCATGGGCGCGGGCGTCAAGGGCTTCGCCACCATCCGCGGCAACCTGGAGATGACGGGCGAGGAGTTCGTCCTCGTCGTCTCCAACGGCGGCACGCGCCAGCAGGTGTCCTTCCTCATCGAGGGCAAGGCCACCGGCAAGGGCCTGCGCAAGCACGTGGGCCACACCCTCCAGATTCAGGGTGTCGTGGACAAGACGTCCGGCTGGGGCGGGAGGATTGTCGCGGAGAACGTGGAGCCGCGTCCGTCCGAGGCCCGCGCCGTGTCTCGCGACGAGATGGAACTGGTCCACATCGAGGGCGAGGTGCCCACGTCCGTGGACGTGAAGCTCAACCACGGCCTCACCGTGCGGCTGCCCGAGCAGCCCGGCTTCACCTGGGCCATCGAGCCCACCGTGGCCAAGCGCGTGGGCCTGCGCGAGGCCAACTTCGAGCCCGGCCCCAACGGCGGCCCGGCCACCCGCGAGTTCTTCTTCACTCCCCGCAACCCGGGCACCTTCGAGGTGGAGTTCTTCCTGGCCAAGGCACTTGCCCCCGGCCTGGTGGACCGCTCCTTCAAGATCAACGTCACGGTCAAGCCCTGA